Proteins from a single region of Pseudomonas fulva:
- a CDS encoding NAD(P)/FAD-dependent oxidoreductase yields MTQHVDSYYAASRNPRVDYPALTDVVETDVCIIGAGYTGLSTALFLLENGFRVTVLEAAKVGFGASGRNGGQIVNSYSRDIDVIEKQVGARQAQLLGEMAFEGGRIIRERVAKYGIQCDLKDGGVFAAITGKQLGHLEAQKKLWERYGHTQLELMDERRIREVVGTDRYVGGMLDMSGGHIHPLNLALGEAAAVTSLGGAIYEQSPATRIDRGPQPVVHTPNGQVKARFVVVAGNAYLGGLVPELASKSMPCGTQVIATEPLSDELAHSLLPQDYCVEDCNYLLDYYRLTADKRLIYGGGVVYGARDPADIEAIIRPKLLKTFPQLKDVKIDYTWTGNFLLTLSRLPQVGRIGENIYYSQGCSGHGVTYTHLAGKVLAEALRGQAERFDAFAGLPHYPFPGGQLLRVPFTALGAAYYQLRDRLGF; encoded by the coding sequence ATGACTCAACACGTCGACAGTTACTACGCCGCCTCGCGCAACCCGCGGGTCGATTACCCAGCACTCACGGACGTCGTCGAGACGGATGTATGCATCATCGGCGCCGGCTACACCGGCCTTTCCACCGCACTGTTCCTGTTGGAAAACGGTTTCCGGGTGACCGTGCTGGAAGCCGCCAAGGTCGGTTTCGGCGCCTCGGGCCGTAACGGCGGGCAGATCGTCAACAGCTACAGCCGCGACATCGACGTCATCGAAAAGCAGGTCGGCGCACGCCAGGCCCAGCTGCTCGGCGAGATGGCCTTCGAAGGCGGGCGCATCATCCGCGAGCGGGTCGCCAAGTACGGCATCCAGTGCGACTTGAAGGACGGTGGCGTGTTCGCCGCCATCACCGGCAAGCAGCTGGGCCATCTCGAAGCCCAGAAGAAGCTCTGGGAGCGCTACGGCCATACCCAGCTGGAGCTGATGGACGAGCGGCGCATCCGCGAAGTGGTCGGCACCGACCGCTATGTCGGCGGCATGCTGGACATGAGCGGCGGCCATATCCACCCGCTCAACCTGGCCCTGGGTGAAGCCGCTGCGGTGACCTCACTGGGTGGCGCCATCTACGAGCAGAGCCCGGCCACCCGCATCGACCGCGGCCCGCAGCCGGTGGTGCACACGCCCAACGGCCAGGTGAAGGCCAGGTTCGTGGTGGTCGCCGGCAACGCCTACCTGGGCGGCCTGGTACCGGAGCTGGCGAGCAAGTCGATGCCCTGCGGCACCCAGGTGATCGCCACCGAGCCGCTGAGCGACGAGCTGGCCCACAGCCTGCTGCCCCAGGACTACTGCGTGGAAGACTGCAACTACCTGCTCGATTACTACCGCCTGACGGCCGACAAGCGCCTGATCTACGGCGGTGGTGTGGTCTATGGCGCCCGCGACCCGGCGGACATCGAAGCGATCATCCGCCCCAAGCTGCTCAAGACCTTCCCGCAGCTCAAGGACGTGAAGATCGATTACACCTGGACCGGCAACTTCCTGTTGACCCTGTCGCGCCTGCCCCAGGTCGGCCGCATCGGCGAGAACATCTACTACTCCCAGGGCTGCAGCGGACACGGCGTGACCTATACGCACCTGGCCGGCAAGGTGCTGGCCGAGGCGCTGCGCGGCCAGGCCGAGCGCTTCGACGCCTTTGCCGGGCTGCCGCATTACCCATTCCCGGGTGGGCAACTGCTGCGCGTGCCGTTCACCGCCCTGGGTGCCGCCTACTACCAGCTGCGTGACCGCCTGGGTTTCTGA
- a CDS encoding aldehyde dehydrogenase yields MTTMTRQDWEQRYQGLRIEGRAFIDGSYRDAVGGATFDSISPVDGRQLARVASCMAEDAELAVKAARAVFERGDWARLAPAQRKRVLIAFADKLLANAEELALLETLDMGKPISDSLSIDVPAAANAIRWSAEAIDKLYDEVAPTPHDQLGLVTREAVGVVAAIVPWNFPLLMSSWKLGPALASGNSVILKPSEKSPLTAIRVAQLAMEAGIPAGVFNVLPGYGHTVGKALALHMDVDTLVFTGSTRIAKQLMIYAGESNMKRVWLEAGGKSPNIVFADAPDLQAAAEAAATAIAFNQGEVCVAGSRLLVESSIKERFLPMVVEALQRWKPGHALEPDTRVGALVDDGHLATVLGFIEVGREEGAEILTGGERALQETGGSYVQPTLFAGVNNAMRIAREEIFGPVLSVITFDSDEEAIRIANDTPYGLAAAVWTRDISRAHRTARALRAGSVWVNQYDGGDMTAPFGGFKQSGNGRDKSLHAFDKYTELKATWIKI; encoded by the coding sequence GACAGCATCAGCCCGGTGGATGGCCGCCAGCTGGCCCGCGTGGCCAGTTGCATGGCCGAGGATGCCGAGCTGGCGGTCAAGGCCGCTCGCGCCGTGTTCGAGCGCGGCGACTGGGCCAGGCTCGCGCCGGCGCAGCGCAAGCGGGTACTGATCGCCTTCGCCGACAAGCTGCTGGCCAATGCCGAGGAACTGGCGTTGCTGGAAACTCTCGACATGGGCAAGCCGATCAGCGACTCGCTGAGCATCGACGTACCGGCGGCGGCCAACGCCATCCGCTGGAGCGCCGAGGCGATCGACAAGCTGTATGACGAGGTCGCGCCGACGCCCCACGACCAGCTTGGCCTGGTGACTCGCGAAGCGGTCGGCGTGGTGGCGGCCATCGTGCCGTGGAACTTCCCGCTGCTGATGTCCAGCTGGAAGCTCGGCCCGGCGCTGGCCAGCGGCAACTCGGTGATCCTCAAACCCTCCGAGAAGTCGCCGCTGACCGCCATCCGCGTCGCTCAGCTGGCGATGGAGGCGGGCATTCCGGCTGGCGTCTTCAACGTGCTGCCCGGCTACGGCCATACCGTGGGCAAGGCCCTGGCCCTGCACATGGACGTCGACACCCTCGTGTTCACCGGCTCCACCCGGATCGCCAAGCAACTGATGATTTACGCTGGCGAATCGAACATGAAGCGCGTTTGGCTGGAGGCCGGCGGCAAGAGCCCGAACATCGTCTTTGCCGATGCCCCGGACCTGCAGGCCGCAGCCGAGGCAGCGGCCACCGCCATCGCCTTCAACCAGGGCGAAGTGTGCGTCGCCGGCTCGCGCCTGCTGGTGGAAAGCTCGATCAAGGAGCGCTTCCTGCCCATGGTGGTCGAGGCGCTGCAGAGGTGGAAACCCGGTCACGCCCTGGAGCCGGACACCCGCGTCGGCGCGCTGGTCGATGACGGCCACCTGGCCACCGTGCTCGGCTTCATCGAGGTCGGTCGCGAGGAGGGCGCCGAGATCCTTACCGGTGGTGAGCGCGCCCTGCAGGAAACCGGCGGCAGCTACGTGCAGCCGACCCTCTTCGCCGGTGTGAACAACGCCATGCGCATCGCCCGCGAGGAGATCTTCGGGCCGGTGCTGTCGGTGATCACCTTCGACAGCGACGAGGAAGCCATCCGCATCGCCAACGACACGCCCTATGGCCTGGCCGCAGCGGTGTGGACCCGCGACATTTCCCGCGCCCACCGCACCGCGCGGGCGCTGCGCGCCGGCAGTGTGTGGGTCAACCAGTACGACGGCGGCGACATGACCGCGCCGTTCGGCGGCTTCAAGCAATCGGGCAATGGCCGCGACAAGTCGCTGCATGCTTTTGACAAATACACCGAACTGAAAGCGACCTGGATAAAAATCTAA
- a CDS encoding gamma-glutamyl-gamma-aminobutyrate hydrolase family protein, with product MTRMPLIGVTACRQQLGKYDSHTVGDKYVEAAAYAGLPLVLPARSTPSDPQQLLEQLDGILFTGSPSNVEPRHYQGTPSLEGTQHDPSRDANTLPLLRLAIDKGVPVFCICRGFQELNVTLGGTLHQRVQELPGYLDHREPQRDSVAEQYAPQHAVSVQPGGVFERIGLPAQFQVNSLHSQGIDRLAERLRVEALAPDGLVEAVSIPDAPGFLIGVQWHPEWRFAENPESLRLFQAFRDACQAYARARDAR from the coding sequence ATGACCCGCATGCCCCTGATCGGCGTGACTGCCTGCCGGCAGCAACTTGGCAAATACGATTCCCACACGGTTGGCGACAAGTACGTCGAGGCGGCGGCCTACGCCGGCCTGCCACTGGTGCTGCCAGCGCGCAGCACGCCGAGCGACCCGCAGCAGCTGCTCGAGCAGCTCGATGGCATCCTGTTTACCGGCTCGCCGTCCAACGTCGAGCCGCGCCACTACCAGGGCACGCCGAGCCTGGAAGGCACCCAGCACGACCCGAGCCGTGATGCCAATACCTTGCCGCTGCTGCGCCTGGCCATCGACAAGGGTGTGCCGGTGTTCTGCATCTGCCGTGGCTTCCAGGAGCTCAACGTGACCCTGGGCGGCACCCTGCACCAGCGTGTACAGGAGCTGCCGGGCTATCTGGACCATCGCGAGCCGCAGCGCGATTCGGTGGCCGAGCAGTACGCGCCACAGCATGCGGTCAGCGTGCAGCCGGGCGGGGTATTCGAGCGGATCGGCCTGCCGGCGCAGTTCCAGGTCAACTCGCTGCACAGCCAGGGCATCGACCGCCTGGCCGAGCGCCTGCGTGTCGAGGCGCTGGCGCCCGATGGCCTGGTGGAAGCGGTGTCGATCCCCGATGCGCCGGGCTTTTTGATCGGCGTGCAGTGGCACCCGGAGTGGCGCTTCGCCGAGAACCCCGAGTCGCTGAGGTTGTTCCAGGCGTTCCGCGATGCCTGCCAGGCCTACGCTCGGGCGCGCGACGCCCGCTGA
- a CDS encoding APC family permease — translation MSDYTDASATPVAGAAAVVSGKGLAQGKVGLLACVVLGISTIAPVYTLTGALGPTVREVGVYLPAVFIVGFLPMLLVALGYRELNAAEPDSGTSFTWSARAFGPMIGWIGGWGLVTATTIVLSNLAGIAVDFFYLFLAQLTGLDWLADLTRNLLVNIVTCCAFIAMAVWVCCRGIGMTMGVQYTLVALQLVVLIGFSVAAFAAAPDSSPVVFHPEWFNPFNIDSFSAFAAGLSLSIFIFWGWDVCLTVSEESVGSEKVPGRAATLTVLLILALYLFTAAATLQFAGTGDSGLGLGNAQIQENVFAHLAGPVMGPLAILMSIAVLASTAASLQSTFISPARTLLAMGYYRAVPKRFASVHPHSQTPRYATIAAGIATAVFYVTMRTLSENVLADTITALGMMICFYYALTAFACVWYFRHSLFDSARHFFMRGLCPLVGAVMLSIIFWQTTLDSMSPDFGSGSHVGGLGLVFVIAVVILLLGLVLMFIARWQAPAFFDGNTLQKQVKPVKAR, via the coding sequence ATGAGTGATTACACAGATGCGTCGGCAACGCCCGTCGCTGGCGCCGCCGCCGTGGTGTCCGGCAAGGGCCTGGCCCAGGGCAAGGTCGGTTTGCTGGCCTGCGTGGTGCTGGGCATCTCCACCATCGCACCGGTCTATACCCTGACCGGTGCATTGGGCCCGACGGTGCGCGAGGTTGGCGTGTACCTGCCGGCGGTCTTTATCGTCGGCTTTCTGCCGATGCTGCTGGTGGCCCTGGGTTACCGCGAGCTGAATGCCGCGGAGCCGGACAGCGGCACCTCGTTCACCTGGTCGGCGCGGGCCTTCGGGCCGATGATCGGCTGGATCGGCGGCTGGGGGCTGGTCACTGCCACCACCATCGTGCTGTCCAACCTGGCCGGCATTGCGGTGGACTTTTTCTACCTGTTTCTCGCCCAGCTGACCGGGCTGGACTGGCTGGCCGACCTGACCCGCAACCTGCTGGTCAACATCGTCACCTGCTGCGCCTTCATCGCCATGGCGGTGTGGGTGTGCTGCCGGGGCATCGGCATGACCATGGGCGTGCAATACACCCTGGTAGCGCTGCAGCTGGTGGTGCTGATCGGCTTTTCCGTCGCCGCCTTCGCCGCCGCGCCGGACAGCTCGCCGGTGGTCTTCCATCCCGAGTGGTTCAACCCGTTCAATATCGATTCGTTCTCGGCCTTCGCGGCGGGCCTGTCGCTGTCGATCTTCATCTTCTGGGGCTGGGACGTGTGCCTGACCGTCAGTGAGGAATCGGTCGGTAGCGAAAAGGTGCCGGGGCGCGCCGCGACCCTGACCGTGCTGCTGATTCTCGCCCTGTACCTGTTCACTGCGGCGGCCACCCTGCAGTTCGCCGGCACCGGCGACAGCGGCCTGGGCCTGGGCAATGCGCAGATCCAGGAAAACGTCTTCGCTCACCTGGCCGGCCCGGTGATGGGGCCGCTGGCGATCCTGATGTCCATCGCCGTGCTGGCCAGCACCGCGGCGTCGCTGCAATCGACCTTCATTTCACCGGCGCGCACCTTGCTCGCCATGGGCTACTACCGGGCGGTGCCCAAGCGCTTCGCCAGCGTGCACCCGCATTCGCAGACACCGCGCTACGCCACTATCGCCGCCGGCATCGCCACCGCGGTGTTCTACGTGACCATGCGCACGCTGAGCGAGAACGTGCTGGCCGATACCATCACCGCCCTGGGCATGATGATCTGCTTCTACTACGCGCTGACCGCCTTCGCCTGTGTCTGGTACTTCCGCCACAGCCTATTCGACAGCGCGCGGCACTTCTTCATGCGCGGCCTGTGCCCGCTGGTGGGCGCGGTGATGCTGTCGATCATCTTCTGGCAGACCACCCTGGACAGCATGTCGCCGGATTTCGGCAGCGGCTCGCACGTCGGTGGTCTTGGACTGGTGTTCGTGATCGCCGTGGTGATCCTGCTGCTGGGCCTGGTGCTGATGTTCATCGCCCGCTGGCAGGCGCCGGCGTTCTTCGATGGCAATACCCTGCAGAAGCAGGTGAAGCCGGTGAAGGCGCGGTAG
- the leuA gene encoding 2-isopropylmalate synthase — protein sequence MSMLKDPSQKYRPFTQIQIPDRTWPDKIIDKAPIWLSTDLRDGNQSLIEPMDAEKKMRFFKCLVQVGLKEIEVGFPSASQTDFDFVRELIEGGHIPDDVTIQVLTQARDDLIERTFESLKGAKKAIVHYYNACAPSFRKIVFNQDKAGVKAIAVSAGTTIKRLAAAAPETQWGFEYSPEVFSSTEIDFAVEVCNAVIDVFQPTPANPLILNLPATIECATPNNYADQIEWFGRHVSKRDSVLISVHTHNDRGTGVAASELAVMAGADRVEGCLFGNGERTGNVCLVTLALNLYTQGVNPQLDFSDIDAVRKVVEDCNQIPVHPRHPYVGDLVHTAFSGSHQDAIRKGFAQQQEGALWEVPYLPIDPADIGRDYEAVIRVNSQSGKGGITFLLEQEYGINLPRRMQIEFSQVVQKETDRLGLEMTASQIHKLLDSEYLKATSPYELKGHRLEEENGESRVDAKVQVNGQEQRWSGSGKGALEALASSLPVAVEVMDYHEHAIGGGANAKAACYIEIRLDGQRPLHGIGIDENITTASFRALFSALNRAVKQAEEKSQAA from the coding sequence ATGAGCATGCTCAAAGACCCGTCGCAAAAGTACCGCCCGTTCACTCAGATTCAGATTCCGGACCGCACCTGGCCCGACAAGATCATCGACAAGGCGCCGATCTGGCTGTCCACCGACCTGCGCGACGGCAACCAGTCGCTGATCGAGCCGATGGACGCCGAGAAGAAGATGCGCTTCTTCAAGTGCCTGGTGCAGGTGGGCCTGAAGGAAATCGAAGTGGGCTTTCCGTCCGCTTCGCAGACCGATTTCGACTTCGTGCGCGAGCTGATCGAAGGCGGCCACATCCCGGACGACGTGACCATCCAGGTGCTGACCCAGGCCCGTGACGACCTTATCGAGCGCACCTTCGAGTCCCTCAAGGGCGCCAAAAAGGCCATCGTCCACTACTACAACGCCTGCGCGCCGAGCTTCCGCAAGATCGTCTTCAACCAGGACAAGGCGGGCGTCAAAGCCATCGCCGTTTCCGCCGGCACCACCATCAAGCGCCTGGCCGCTGCAGCGCCGGAAACCCAGTGGGGCTTCGAGTACTCGCCGGAGGTGTTCAGCAGCACCGAAATCGACTTCGCCGTCGAGGTGTGCAATGCGGTGATCGACGTGTTCCAGCCGACCCCGGCCAACCCGCTGATCCTCAACCTGCCCGCCACCATCGAGTGCGCCACGCCGAACAACTACGCCGACCAGATCGAGTGGTTCGGCCGCCACGTGAGCAAGCGTGACAGTGTGCTGATCAGTGTGCACACCCACAACGACCGCGGCACCGGTGTCGCGGCTTCGGAGCTGGCGGTGATGGCCGGCGCCGATCGCGTCGAAGGCTGCCTGTTCGGCAACGGCGAGCGTACCGGCAACGTCTGCCTGGTGACCCTGGCGCTGAACCTCTACACCCAGGGCGTCAACCCGCAGCTGGACTTCTCCGACATCGATGCGGTGCGCAAGGTGGTCGAGGACTGCAACCAGATTCCGGTGCACCCGCGTCATCCGTACGTCGGCGATCTGGTGCACACCGCCTTCTCCGGCTCGCACCAGGACGCCATCCGCAAGGGCTTCGCCCAGCAGCAGGAAGGCGCGTTGTGGGAAGTGCCGTACCTGCCGATCGACCCGGCCGACATCGGCCGCGACTACGAGGCGGTGATCCGCGTGAACAGCCAGTCCGGCAAGGGCGGCATCACCTTCCTGCTCGAGCAGGAATACGGCATCAACCTGCCGCGCCGCATGCAGATCGAGTTCAGCCAGGTGGTGCAGAAGGAAACCGATCGCCTGGGCCTGGAGATGACCGCCTCGCAAATCCACAAGCTGCTCGACAGCGAATACCTCAAGGCCACCTCGCCCTACGAGCTCAAGGGCCATCGCCTGGAAGAAGAGAACGGCGAAAGCCGCGTCGACGCCAAGGTGCAGGTCAACGGCCAGGAACAGCGCTGGAGCGGTTCGGGCAAGGGCGCGCTGGAAGCCCTGGCCTCCAGCCTGCCGGTCGCTGTCGAAGTGATGGACTACCACGAGCACGCCATTGGTGGCGGCGCCAACGCCAAGGCCGCCTGCTACATCGAGATCCGACTCGACGGTCAGCGCCCGCTGCACGGCATCGGTATCGACGAGAACATCACCACGGCGAGTTTCCGCGCGCTGTTCAGCGCCCTGAACCGTGCGGTGAAACAGGCCGAGGAAAAGTCCCAGGCCGCTTGA